In one window of Vibrio pelagius DNA:
- a CDS encoding sulfite exporter TauE/SafE family protein, giving the protein MELPVLLAILATIALGTYFQTVTGFGLGIIVIGLTISLNLVSINVIAAVVSIVTLFNCLVALMGKPLLSELKILVVLVLGIIPGVSLGVFLLDELSESATHILRALLGAMVLFAGLSFMFKPKTRTERSATLSFFVSGFSSGLAGGLFGMAGPPIVYHLYRQPFTLDLVRSTLLMVFACTSMSRTVNVYAAGDMEASILWLSAIAIPLVALVTMFARRFPPPLSNDQLRKLVFGVLMLIGGYLMAVSAWSLLGSL; this is encoded by the coding sequence ATGGAGTTACCGGTTTTACTCGCTATTTTGGCCACCATTGCGCTAGGCACCTATTTTCAAACTGTCACGGGCTTTGGGTTAGGCATCATTGTGATTGGTTTGACGATCAGCCTTAATCTGGTTTCCATTAACGTTATTGCCGCCGTGGTGAGCATTGTCACCTTGTTCAATTGCTTGGTTGCTTTAATGGGCAAGCCTTTGCTTAGTGAGCTAAAAATTCTTGTGGTGTTAGTGCTCGGTATTATCCCCGGTGTTTCGCTGGGCGTGTTCTTGTTGGACGAATTGAGCGAATCTGCAACGCATATCCTACGAGCTTTGCTGGGCGCTATGGTGTTATTTGCTGGTCTGAGTTTTATGTTCAAACCTAAAACCAGAACAGAACGCTCAGCAACTCTATCATTTTTTGTGTCAGGTTTTAGTTCTGGTCTAGCGGGTGGGCTGTTTGGTATGGCGGGTCCACCGATTGTTTACCATCTCTACAGGCAACCTTTTACGCTCGATCTAGTACGAAGCACACTGCTGATGGTGTTCGCTTGCACGTCGATGTCTCGTACTGTGAATGTCTACGCTGCAGGCGATATGGAAGCGAGCATATTGTGGCTATCTGCGATTGCTATTCCTTTGGTGGCGCTTGTCACCATGTTTGCACGGCGCTTTCCGCCACCCTTGTCTAATGATCAACTGAGGAAGTTGGTGTTTGGTGTACTGATGTTGATTGGTGGATATTTGATGGCTGTGTCGGCATGGTCATTGTTGGGCTCGTTGTAA